From Antennarius striatus isolate MH-2024 chromosome 9, ASM4005453v1, whole genome shotgun sequence, one genomic window encodes:
- the ino80c gene encoding INO80 complex subunit C, whose amino-acid sequence MASQIPIIVRAQPATVGSAALRGKKRPGSPAISVLPQASCSSNKKKKGQLTTTPTMTQTQLTAMELVSEMKAVGTADNSLTATTESTAKPPPFKDPAFMHSGIGGAAAGKKNRTWKNLKQILALERTLPWKINDPNYYNIDAPPSLKPNKKYSDISGLPANYTDPQTKLRFTSSEEFSYIRLLPTDVVTGYLALRKATCIVP is encoded by the exons ATGGCCTCACAGATCCCTATAATCGTCAGAGCCCAGCCGGCCACCGTAGGCTCCGCCGCGCTCCGGGGAAAGAAACGTCCCGGAAGTCCAGCGATCTCTGTCCTACCACAAGCCAGCTGTAGCagcaataaaaagaagaaaggacaGCTAACGACGACACCAACAATGACTCAGACACAA cTGACAGCAATGGAGTTAGTGTCTGAGATGAAGGCAGTGGGAACAGCTGACAACAGTTTGACTGCCACCACTGAGTCCACAGCAAAGCCACCACCATTCAAAGACCCTGCATTtatg CATTCTGGGATTGGTGGGGCAGCAGCGGGAAAAAAGAATAGGACCTGGAAGAATCTCAAACAGATTCTGGCTTTGGAGCGGACTTTACCTTGGAAAATCAACGATCCGAACT ACTACAACATTGATGCTCCTCCATCTCTGAAGCCAAATAAGAAATACTCTGACATCTCTGGACTTCCA GCAAACtacacagacccacagacaaAGCTACGCTTCACATCCTCAGAAGAGTTCTCTTACATCCGCCTCCTCCCCACTGATGTTGTTACTGGATATCTGGCTCTCCGAAAGGCAACTTGCATTGTTCCCTGA